CCTGCCGTTGTACGGCACGTCGTGGCTGCTCGGCGTCTCGTACGCGGCGGGGGGCATGCCGAGCACCAGCCGGTTGCTGCTGGGGCCGGTCACGCAGCTCCACCGCAGTCTCGGTGAGGCGGCGCGCACGCACGGCCTGGGGCCGGGCGCGGTGCTCCGCACCATCACGGTGCCGCTGCTGGCCGCGCCCCTGTTCTCGGCGTGGCTGCTCTCTGCGACGCATATCATGTTCGAGCTGCCGATGAGTCAGCTGCTGTATCCACCGGGCTCCCCGCCGCTGCCGGTGGCGCTGGTGAGCTGCTCGAACAACTTCGATTACTCGCTGGGCGCGGCACTGGAACTGGAAGCGGTCGGGCTGGTGCTGCTGGCCGTGTGGGCACTGCGCTGGATCTTCGCCCGGGTGGTACCGGCCGGGTGGCAGCGCGCCACAGTGCCAGCCACTCCGTCGGCGGTGGAGCCCCACCCCGCATCCATACCGCCGGCCGGTACTGCGTGAGTGGCCTAATCATCGAGGTGGCGTCCCGCCGCTTTGGCAGCGTGCAGGCGCTGGACACCGTCAGCCTCTATGTGCAGGCCGGCGAGTTCGTGGTGCTGCTCGGGCCGTCCGGTTCCGGGAAGACCACGCTGCTGCGGGCCCTGGCCGGACTGGAGACGCTCGACGCGGGCCGGATCACATTGGGCGGGCGCGTGGTTGAGGACGCCAGCCGGGGCCTGCGCGTCCCGCCAGAGGAGCGCCGACTGGGCATGGTCTTTCAGGAGTACGCGCTGTGGCCCCACCTGAGCGCCCTGGAGAACGTGGCCCTGCCGCTGCGCGAGGCCCGCCACCGCGACTGGCGGGAGCGGGCCCGGCGGACGCTGGAACGCGTAGGCCTCGACGCCCACGCGGCCCGGTTTCCGTTTGAGTTGTCCGGCGGGCAGCAGCAGCGGGTGGCGCTGGCCCGCGCGCTGGCCGGGGAGCCGGAGGTGTTGCTGTTTGACGAGCCGCTTTCGAACCTCGATGCGCAGCTCCGTGATGAGCTGCGCCTGGAGATCGCGCAGCTCACCCGCGAGGGCGGCGTCACGGCCGTATACATCACGCATGACCAGGCGGAGGCGTTCTTCCTCGCGGATCGGCTGGGCGTGATGCGTGCCGGGCAGCTGGTGCAGTTCGCACCGCCCGAAGAAGTGTACGCGGCGCCCGCCACGCTGTTCGTCGCTGGGTTCACCGGCGCCGCCGGCCAGGTGAGCGGCGTGGTGGACGGAGGGGCCGTGCGCTGCGGCACCGTGAGCGTAACCCTGCCGGCACCCGCCCGGCTGCAGGGACCGGTGCGCCTGGCGCTCCGTCCGGACGCCTTGATCCTCCACGACACCCCCCAGCCGAATGCGTTCACGGCCCGTCCGGTACACTGCGCGTACGTCGGCGGGTTCTTCCAGGTATGGCTGACCCTGGACAGCGGCGAACGGGTGCTGGCACACTGCCCGCACCGGGTACCAGATGGAACGGTCGTGTGGATTACCCTCGATCCGCAGCGAACCCTGGTGTATGCCGACGCCGCCCTGCCTGCGGAACAGACGGTAGGACAGTCAGTTCCAGCGGCCCGCTGAGACCACCCAGCTGGCCCTTTTCCACGATCCATGGCAGCGCGGGTGCGCTGCCCAAGGTGAATCCATGAATGGCATTTTTCTGTTTCTGTCGTCGTTTCTCGCGTCCTCGGTGGAGATGGTCGAGGCGCTGACCATCGTGCTGGCGGTGGGCCTCACACGCGGCTGGCGCTCCGCCCTGATCGGAACGGCCGCCGCCCTGGCCGTACTGGCCATCATCGTCGCTCTTTTCGGACCGGTGCTCGGTCGCATTCCGTTGCAACCCCTGCGCCTGATCGTGGGCGGCCTA
This genomic interval from Deinococcus metalli contains the following:
- a CDS encoding ABC transporter ATP-binding protein, whose product is MSGLIIEVASRRFGSVQALDTVSLYVQAGEFVVLLGPSGSGKTTLLRALAGLETLDAGRITLGGRVVEDASRGLRVPPEERRLGMVFQEYALWPHLSALENVALPLREARHRDWRERARRTLERVGLDAHAARFPFELSGGQQQRVALARALAGEPEVLLFDEPLSNLDAQLRDELRLEIAQLTREGGVTAVYITHDQAEAFFLADRLGVMRAGQLVQFAPPEEVYAAPATLFVAGFTGAAGQVSGVVDGGAVRCGTVSVTLPAPARLQGPVRLALRPDALILHDTPQPNAFTARPVHCAYVGGFFQVWLTLDSGERVLAHCPHRVPDGTVVWITLDPQRTLVYADAALPAEQTVGQSVPAAR